Proteins encoded by one window of Haliaeetus albicilla chromosome 21, bHalAlb1.1, whole genome shotgun sequence:
- the PPP1R3G gene encoding protein phosphatase 1 regulatory subunit 3G — translation MASPARPRQELAAEERRLRGAAPTLPRDAKREAAGERPGPLELRRGGRPPSPGAGERREEGEEEEEEEAAAAAAAAAGEDCCGKCKKRVQFADSLGLSLASVKHFSDAEEPRVPPAALSRLQSPPAEERDPPPAGGDPPPPALRLVPDFPDGGEPGAERLRRQRVCLERLGRPPAPADVRGTVRVLGCPGPKEVTVRYTFNEWLSFVDVPAAPLPPPPAAASGDPPAERFGFALCVPPSLREGSALHFAIRYRSPQGEYWDNNGGRNYTLRCCGCPGGSCRY, via the coding sequence ATGGCGAGCCCCGCACGGCCGCGGCAGGAGCTGGCGGCGGAGGAGCGGCGGCTCCGCGGCGCGGCCCCGACGCTGCCCCGCGACGCCAagcgggaggcggcgggggagcggCCGGGGCCGCTGGAGctgcggcgcggcgggcggccgccgTCCCCCGGCGCCGGCGagcggcgggaggagggggaggaggaggaagaggaggaggcggcggcggcggcggcggcggcggcgggcgaaGACTGTTGCGGCAAGTGCAAGAAGCGGGTGCAGTTCGCCGACTCGCTGGGGCTGAGCCTGGCCAGCGTCAAGCACTTCAGCGACGCCGAGGAGCCGCGAGTGCCGCCCGCCGCCCTGTCCCGCCTGCAGAGCCCGCCCGCCGAGGAGcgggacccgccgccggccggcggggaccccccgccgcccgccctgcGCCTGGTGCCCGACTTCCCCGACGGCGGGGAGCCCGGCGCCGAGCGGCTGCGGCGGCAGCGCGTCTGCCTGGAGCGGCTGGGGCGGCCGCCGGCGCCCGCCGACGTGCGGGGCACGGTGCGAGTGCTGGGCTGCCCCGGCCCCAAGGAGGTGACGGTGCGCTACACCTTCAACGAGTGGCTCTCCTTCGTGGACGTCCCGgccgccccgctgcccccgccgccggccgccgcctccGGCGACCCGCCGGCCGAGCGCTTCGGCTTCGCCCTGTGCGTCCCGCCGAGCCTGCGGGAGGGCTCGGCCCTCCACTTCGCCATCCGCTACCGCAGCCCGCAGGGCGAGTACTGGGACAACAACGGCGGCCGCAATTACACGCTGCGGTGCTGCGGCTGCCCCGGGGGGAGCTGCCGCTACTGA